A part of Bufo bufo chromosome 7, aBufBuf1.1, whole genome shotgun sequence genomic DNA contains:
- the RPS2 gene encoding 40S ribosomal protein S2, producing MADDAGANRGGFRGGFGSGGRGRGRGRGRGRGRGRGARGKADDKEWIPVTKLGRLVKDMKIKSLEEIYLFSLPIKESEIIDFFLGTSLKDEVLKIMPVQKQTRAGQRTRFKAFVAIGDFNGHVGLGVKCSKEVATAIRGAIILAKLSIVPVRRGYWGNKIGKPHTVPCKVTGRCGSVLVRLIPAPRGTGIVSAPVPKKLLMMAGIDDCYTSARGCTATLGNFAKATFDAISKTYSYLTPDLWKETIFTKSPYQEYTDHLAKTHTRVSVQRTQAAAVPATS from the exons ATGGCGGACGACGCCGGTGCTAACAGGGGAGGTTTCCGCGGAGGCTTCGGCAGTGGGGGCCGGGGCCGTGGTCGTGGAAGAGGCAGGGGCCGCGGAAGAGGACGCGGGGCCCGCGGAAAAGCTGATGACAAAGAA TGGATTCCAGTCACCAAACTTGGCCGCCTGGTCAAAGACATGAAGATCAAGTCCTTGGAGGAAATCTATCTGTTCTCCCTGCCAATCAAA GAGTCTGAGATCATTGACTTCTTCCTGGGGACTTCTCTGAAGGATGAGGTCCTGAAGATCATGCCTGTACAGAAGCAGACACGTGCCGGTCAGCGCACAAGGTTCAAG GCTTTTGTGGCTATTGGAGACTTCAATGGCCATGTTGGTCTTGGTGTGAAATGCTCCAAAGAAGTCGCCACTGCTATCCGCGGTGCCATCATCCTGGCCAAGCTGTCCATTGTACCCGTACGTAGAGGCTACTGGGGTAACAAGATCGGCAAACCCCACACAGTGCCCTGCAAG GTGACCGGACGTTGCGGCTCTGTACTCGTGCGTCTCATCCCTGCACCCAGAGGTACTGGCATTGTGTCTGCTCCGGTCCCTAAGAAGCTGCTGATGATGGCTGGTATTGATGACTGCTACACCTCCGCCAGGGGCTGCACTGCTACCCTGGGTAACTTTG CTAAGGCCACTTTTGATGCCATCTCCAAGACCTACAGCTACCTGACTCCTGACCTGTGGAAGGAAACCATCTTCACCAAGTCTCCATACCAG GAGTACACGGACCATCTGGCCAAGACCCACACCCGAGTGTCTGTGCAGAGGACCCAGGCCGCAGCAGTTCCTGCCACCTCCTAA
- the NDUFB10 gene encoding NADH dehydrogenase [ubiquinone] 1 beta subcomplex subunit 10 encodes MPEPVDRDVYPEPPRQTPVPNRQSTLPDPVPLLAGLFSYAIDKPVTAFHDWVESQRAPRRIHYYHREFRRVPDLSQCLEDDYVCHYEANKQFKRDYLVDQEIVKIMRERVTACRSREGESADQNCAPLLEQYAEVCKAYKARYEDLGFYGGARKCMMKQKERMMEERKAAAE; translated from the exons ATGCCGGAGCCCGTGGATAGAGATGTGTACCCGGAGCCTCCGCGGCAGACCCCGGTACCGAACCGACAGTCCACACTTCCGGACCCGGTACCTCTGCTGGCCGGCCTGTTCAGCTATGCCATAGATAAGCCGGTCACAGCCTTCCACG ATTGGGTGGAAAGTCAGCGAGCGCCGAGAAGGATTCACTACTATCACCGAGAGTTCAGACGAGTCCCCGACCTGTCCCAGTGCCTGGAGGACGACTACGTCTGCCACTACGAGGCCAACAAGCAATTCAAAAGGGACTA CCTCGTGGATCAGGAGATTGTGAAGATCATGCGGGAACGCGTGACAGCCTGCAGGTCAAGAGAAGGAGAGAGCGCCGACCAGAACTGCGCGCCGCTGCTCGAACAGTACGCCGAAGTCTGCAAGGCTTATAAAGCCAGAT ATGAAGACCTTGGATTTTACGGCGGGGCCAGGAAATGCATGATGAAGCAGAAAGAGAGGATGATGGAGGAGAGGAAGGCAGCGGCGGAATAA
- the RPL3L gene encoding 60S ribosomal protein L3-like produces the protein MSHRKFSAPRHGHLGFLPHKRSKRHRGKVKTWPKDDPSKPVHLTAFLGYKAGMTHTLREIHRPGLKVSKREEVEAVTIIETPPLIMVGIVGYVETPRGLRGLKTIFAEHISDECKRRFYRNWYKSKKKAFTKYCKKWQDEQGKKQLEKDFAAMKKYCKVIRVIVHTQMKLLPLRQKKAHVMEIQLNGGTISEKVDWAHEKLEKQIPVSTVFGQDEMIDVIGVTKGKGMKGVTSRWHTKKLPRKTHKGLRKIACIGAWHPARVSYTIGRAGQKGYHHRTEINKKIYRIGRGIHLVDGKVVKNNAATQYDITNKSITPLGGFPHYGQVNNDYVMVKGCVVGSKKRVLTLRKSLLVHTSRRALEPIELKFIDTTSKFGHGCFQTDQEKRAFMGPQKKHLIKEKLEPSEEL, from the exons ATG TCTCATCGTAAGTTCTCAGCTCCCCGTCATGGACATCTTGGGTTCTTACCCCATAAGCGGAGCAAACGTCACCGGGGTAAAGTGAAGACTTGGCCAAAAGATGACCCTAGCAAACCTGTTCACCTTACAGCCTTCCTCGGCTACAAGGCTGGGATGACCCACACTCTGCGGGAGATCCACCGACCGGGACTTA AGGTTTCTAAGCGTGAAGAAGTAGAAGCAGTAACGATCATAGAAACCCCTCCACTGATCATGGTGGGGATAGTGGGATATGTGGAGACTCCTCGAGGCTTGAGAGGTTTGAAGACCATATTTGCTGAGCACATCAGCGATGAATGCAAGAGACGCTTCTATAGGAATTG GTATAAGAGCAAGAAGAAGGCCTTTACAAAGTATTGCAAGAAATGGCAGGATGAACAAGGCAAGAAACAGCTTGAAAAAGACTTTGCTGCCATGAAGAAATACTGCAAGGTTATCCGGGTTATAGTGCATACTCAG ATGAAACTCCTGCCCTTACGGCAAAAGAAGGCACACGTCATGGAGATCCAGCTTAATGGTGGGACCATCTCTGAAAAGGTAGACTGGGCCCATGAAAAACTGGAAAAGCAAATCCCAGTGAGCACCGTCTTTGGCCAGGATGAGATGATCGATGTAATCGGTGTAACCAAGGGAAAGGGAATGAAAG GTGTAACTTCACGTTGGCACACCAAGAAGTTACCTCGCAAAACACACAAGGGTTTACGTAAGATAGCCTGCATTGGAGCCTGGCACCCTGCTCGTGTTTCCTACACCATAGGCCGAGCTGGACAGAAGGGCTACCACCATCGTACAGAGATCAACAAGAAG atTTATCGGATTGGCAGAGGTATCCACCTTGTGGATGGAAAGGTTGTGAAGAACAATGCAGCAACACAGTACGACATCACAAACAAGTCCATCACACCACTG GGAGGTTTCCCACATTACGGTCAAGTAAACAACGACTATGTCATGGTTAAGGGGTGTGTCGTAGGAAGCAAGAAGCGTGTCCTTACCCTCAGGAAG TCTTTGTTGGTCCACACAAGTCGTCGTGCCTTGGAGCCCATTGAACTGAAATTCATCGACACCACATCTAAATTTGGCCATGGATGCTTCCAGACAGACCAGGAGAAGAGGGCTTTCATG GGACCACAGAAGAAGCATCTGATAAAAGAAAAATTGGAACCATCAGAGGAGCTGTAG